From Chryseobacterium gallinarum, one genomic window encodes:
- a CDS encoding MBL fold metallo-hydrolase, translating into MKLKFLGTGTSQGVPVIGCTCEVCTSENPKDKRLRSSVMVTTEENKKILIDCGPDFRQQMLSNHEHTVDITLITHEHNDHVIGLDDMRPLIFKSGKDVPLYCYHRVAHEIKNRFPYAFADVRYPGAPAFELHEIENKPFTVLDTEITPVEVIHYKISVFGYKFKKLAYITDAGFISEKEKEKLKGLDVLILNCIRKFDPHPAHFILPDVIKLFEELQPEKLFLTHISHHLGLHDIEDKQLPPGIHLAYDGLEINF; encoded by the coding sequence ATGAAGTTGAAATTTTTAGGAACCGGTACTTCGCAAGGTGTGCCCGTTATTGGCTGTACATGCGAAGTGTGTACTTCTGAAAATCCCAAAGACAAACGTTTACGCTCTTCCGTGATGGTCACTACGGAGGAAAATAAAAAAATATTGATCGACTGCGGCCCTGACTTCAGACAGCAAATGCTTAGCAACCATGAGCATACCGTAGATATTACCCTGATCACTCATGAACATAATGATCATGTCATCGGACTGGATGATATGCGACCCCTGATTTTTAAAAGCGGCAAAGACGTCCCGCTTTACTGCTACCACAGAGTGGCCCATGAAATTAAAAACCGCTTTCCCTATGCTTTTGCAGATGTAAGGTACCCCGGAGCTCCTGCCTTTGAACTTCATGAAATTGAAAATAAGCCATTCACTGTTTTGGATACAGAAATCACTCCTGTTGAAGTGATTCATTATAAAATCTCTGTCTTCGGATATAAATTTAAAAAGCTGGCCTATATTACGGATGCGGGTTTCATTTCAGAAAAAGAAAAGGAAAAACTGAAGGGTCTGGATGTATTGATTTTAAACTGTATCAGAAAATTTGATCCGCACCCTGCTCATTTTATTCTTCCGGATGTTATTAAATTATTTGAAGAACTACAACCTGAGAAATTATTTCTAACCCACATCAGTCATCACCTTGGCCTGCATGATATTGAGGATAAGCAGCTTCCACCCGGAATCCACCTTGCCTACGATGGTTTAGAGATTAATTTCTAA
- a CDS encoding GAF domain-containing protein, translated as MSELKKRLSSILESPKHNTEEKLEKVCHLLDQEISYFNWTGFYFKNGDKDELILGPYVGAPTDHTIIPYGKGICGQVAVSNETFVVPDVNEESNYLSCSIDTKAEIVVPIFKDGKNIGQIDIDSHTIDPFTDEDRELLEWLCNEVSKIL; from the coding sequence ATGTCAGAATTAAAAAAAAGACTTTCCTCTATTCTTGAAAGTCCCAAACATAATACAGAAGAAAAACTTGAAAAAGTTTGCCACCTGCTGGACCAGGAAATTTCTTATTTCAACTGGACAGGCTTTTACTTTAAAAATGGGGATAAAGATGAACTGATCCTGGGACCCTATGTGGGAGCCCCTACAGACCACACCATTATCCCTTATGGAAAAGGAATTTGTGGCCAGGTTGCCGTTTCCAATGAAACCTTTGTTGTTCCCGATGTAAACGAAGAAAGCAATTACCTGAGTTGTTCCATTGATACCAAAGCTGAAATTGTGGTCCCGATATTCAAAGATGGGAAAAACATTGGCCAGATTGATATTGATTCCCATACCATAGATCCTTTTACAGATGAAGATCGCGAACTATTGGAATGGTTATGTAATGAAGTTTCAAAAATTTTATAA
- a CDS encoding cupin domain-containing protein codes for MSGTVILSEGVEFDHVIQEVSKYIHLYVMAFGKNERSITRIDKRENMYGGNGTVYMIQMFGHQELANNRLAAYMVLLKKGDESGFHTHNERNEEELYVVVHGTGEYRERTGIQGPVRKKTLQKGDITAISSIGYHSIENTGDEPLILFVITTYNP; via the coding sequence ATGTCCGGTACAGTTATATTATCTGAAGGCGTAGAATTTGACCACGTTATACAAGAAGTTTCAAAATACATTCACCTGTATGTAATGGCATTCGGAAAGAATGAACGGAGCATTACCCGCATAGATAAACGTGAAAACATGTATGGCGGTAACGGAACCGTATATATGATACAGATGTTCGGTCACCAGGAACTGGCTAATAACCGGCTGGCGGCTTACATGGTATTATTGAAAAAAGGCGATGAATCCGGATTTCATACCCATAATGAAAGAAATGAAGAGGAATTATATGTTGTGGTACATGGAACCGGGGAATACCGGGAAAGAACGGGGATACAAGGTCCTGTGCGTAAAAAAACCCTTCAAAAGGGAGACATTACCGCCATTAGTTCTATTGGTTACCATTCTATTGAAAACACAGGGGATGAACCGTTAATACTGTTTGTCATTACCACTTATAATCCATAA
- a CDS encoding ABC transporter substrate-binding protein, whose amino-acid sequence MKIVSLVPSITEALFDLGLTGHEVVGRTKFCIHPKDKVKNVTIVGGTKNINIEKIKALQPDLILANKEENVKEQVEALMNDFKVMVTNVETIEDNYYLLKNLGKLIGREERAQLFNLKIYDVLNQAKLDTSIKTAYLIWKNPYMSVGSDTFIHRILSETGFENIFKDKTRYPEITPEDLAEADLIMLSSEPFPFKEKHIEELKVFYPDKKIMIVDGEAFSWYGTHIAKCENYFKELLTEVQAMQD is encoded by the coding sequence ATGAAAATTGTTTCACTTGTCCCCTCTATTACTGAGGCTTTATTTGATCTTGGATTAACCGGACATGAGGTTGTAGGCCGGACTAAATTCTGCATACATCCCAAAGATAAAGTAAAAAACGTAACGATTGTCGGAGGAACCAAGAACATCAATATTGAAAAAATCAAAGCTTTACAACCGGATCTTATCCTTGCCAACAAGGAGGAAAATGTAAAAGAGCAGGTGGAAGCTTTAATGAATGACTTCAAGGTTATGGTAACCAACGTAGAAACAATAGAAGATAATTATTATCTGCTTAAGAACCTTGGAAAGCTGATTGGAAGGGAGGAAAGAGCACAATTGTTCAATCTCAAAATCTATGATGTCCTTAATCAGGCAAAGCTTGATACAAGTATAAAAACAGCTTATCTTATCTGGAAAAACCCTTATATGTCGGTTGGTTCAGACACATTCATTCACAGGATTTTATCTGAAACCGGTTTTGAAAATATTTTTAAAGATAAAACCCGCTATCCTGAAATTACTCCTGAGGATCTTGCAGAAGCTGATCTTATTATGCTATCTTCCGAACCGTTTCCATTTAAAGAAAAACATATTGAAGAGCTAAAAGTCTTTTATCCTGATAAAAAGATAATGATTGTAGATGGTGAAGCATTCTCCTGGTATGGAACGCATATCGCGAAATGTGAAAACTATTTTAAAGAATTGCTGACGGAGGTACAGGCAATGCAAGACTGA